The sequence below is a genomic window from Pseudoxanthomonas sp..
CGGCCGGCCCCAGCGGACCTCGAGGCCATGACGCAGGTCCCGGCGCTGTTCCCGCTGCTGCCCGGCGGCCTGTTCGGGCCCCTCGCCTCGCCCAACCGCGAGCACTACTGGCTGCTGCTGTGCCGGTTGTTCGACGAGTTCTTCGGGCCGGACGCGCCGGTGCCGCCGAGCATGGGCTTCCAGCGCCGCGAGATCACCGCGGCGCTGGAGCGCTACCTGCTGGCCGACGACCCGTGGGAGGACGAGGACGGCCAGACGCCCGACACGCCGCTGTCCGTGCGCACCAACACCCTCTACGAGCGCTTCCGCAGCACCGGATGGCTGCGGCAGGACCGCATCGGTGCGCGCGAGATGGTCACCATGCCGCCGGTCGTGCATCAGTTCCTCTCGCTGCTGGTGGAGTTCGCCGAACACGGCCCGACGTTCGTCTCGGCGAAGATGCGGTCGATCGAACACCAGCTCCAGCAGGTGGCCGACGGCAAGGCGGCCGGCGACGCGCTGGACGAAGCCGCCGACCAGGCACGACGGCTGCTGGTGTCGCTATCGTCGATGAGCCTGCAGGTGCGCGACCTGATGCCGGAGCTGAGCAAGGCCGAGTCCACCGCGCAGTTCGCACGGCAATGGTTCGAGCGCTACGTCAGCGCGTTCTTCATCGGCGACTATGCCGAGCTGCACACGGGCGACCACCCCCTGGCGCGGCGCAGCGCGATCCTGTCGATGGCGCAGCAGCTCGAAACCGGCGACCGGCGCACCGCGCTGCGGGCGTGGTACCGGGAGCATGTCGGCGGCGGCGACGAGACGCGCGGCGACCAGCGCTTCGCGCGCAGCCTGCGCCGGCTGCGCGAACTGGAGCGCATCGACGAATACCTGGGCCGGCTGGACGACGACATCCGCCAGGCCAACCGGCGTGCGCTGGCCTTCCTCGACTACCGCCTGCGCGCGCCGGACAAGCTGGACATCCTGTTGCGTCGTGCCTGCCGCGGCGTCCAGCACGCGCCGGAAGACGCACTGCGGCTGCCGGTGGCGCCGGGCGCGCTGATGGAGGCGAGCCGCCTGCGTCCGCCACGCCAGAAGCCGCAACCGATCCCGCGCAGCGCCAACGCTACGCAGCCGCCCACGCCCGAGCAGCTGGCCAGGCTCAGCCTGCTGCGGCGGATGAAGCGCGCCCGGCTGGTCAATGCCGACGACATGGCGCGCTACGTCGGCCCGCACCTGGAGACGAAGGACGCCGTCGGTTCGGACGCATTCTCCATCGCCAGCATCGAGGACCTGCGCGCCTACCAGACCCTGCTCACACTCGCCCTGCGCAGCCATCGCATCGGCGGCCTGCGGCGCGAGGATCCGCTGGGCCGGCTGCTGCGCGGTTACCGCGTCGAGCTGGTCGACGCAGGCGGACGCGACGACAACGGCTACCTGCGCGCGCCACGCTTCGTCGTGCATCGCGTCGGCCAGCCCTCACGGAAAACCGCATGAAACGCAGCTGGAACACCCTCAGCCAACTGTCCAACGGCGTCTACGCCGTGCAGGACTTCGAACGTGCCGCCTACCGGCTGGTAGTGGAACAGGTGCTGTACGCCAGCGACCGCAGCACGCGCCTGGCCTACCACCTGGTGGAAGACCACTACGACGACTTCGTCGCGGCACTGGCACCACTGGGGATCCGCCTGGAGCGGAATGCGCACTACCGCTACGTGGTGGCGCTGCCCGCGCATGCCGAGGGCGTGCCGGTGACGCTGGCCGAAACCCTGT
It includes:
- a CDS encoding Wadjet anti-phage system protein JetA family protein, coding for MTQVPALFPLLPGGLFGPLASPNREHYWLLLCRLFDEFFGPDAPVPPSMGFQRREITAALERYLLADDPWEDEDGQTPDTPLSVRTNTLYERFRSTGWLRQDRIGAREMVTMPPVVHQFLSLLVEFAEHGPTFVSAKMRSIEHQLQQVADGKAAGDALDEAADQARRLLVSLSSMSLQVRDLMPELSKAESTAQFARQWFERYVSAFFIGDYAELHTGDHPLARRSAILSMAQQLETGDRRTALRAWYREHVGGGDETRGDQRFARSLRRLRELERIDEYLGRLDDDIRQANRRALAFLDYRLRAPDKLDILLRRACRGVQHAPEDALRLPVAPGALMEASRLRPPRQKPQPIPRSANATQPPTPEQLARLSLLRRMKRARLVNADDMARYVGPHLETKDAVGSDAFSIASIEDLRAYQTLLTLALRSHRIGGLRREDPLGRLLRGYRVELVDAGGRDDNGYLRAPRFVVHRVGQPSRKTA